A window of the Zeugodacus cucurbitae isolate PBARC_wt_2022May chromosome 2, idZeuCucr1.2, whole genome shotgun sequence genome harbors these coding sequences:
- the LOC105213544 gene encoding zinc finger protein 165 has translation MGEATYPDLEKMCRLCLRIFDQSELVDIFPQSGASADSTSVQLSIPMRIMACAALEVQTGDGLPKSICTECRYQLEKSYYFRKRNQQSDSKLRKHIRLLNLGKKSRVFEKSEDDDFEDELEYEDSIKFIQKTEEEKKASEITLWEQKSQKELDEKIAEAKREWIEKYKIDVRDEVAMELRSAVVAEVKEELRCEMEQDLRTALRDECLEQAKEELRLDVMEECREQERLALLDDLQAFLNTKRDPTMTTKGNTIIVSKAIEQNIEQKVVQQKERNEKVPMAEKRRASASPAKGEIVNNNDICAETEADGDVEGEAEEEPEFYLIESINSHEGEGSLVSEKAPSRKRPKIDKSQRFEYFEDRLGSGNFRLTASESSSHEPGTESYHIADTGDVQYYKKDAKNEDEDGECEEMDGEDEGDNEEGVIVFNFADDIEGEQVEAMDFADLKKLYVMKSSKPEQMVSEENEESKPNTMPTFTKQIVANSTNSVDLGNTVDFPVHLRKTDTPKTFKCESCPMVFSTSNAMNRHLRTHQKGEQRGISYQCSVCLVYLSCKSALNRHMIIHTGEKPYVCDECGKSFVQREVLKRHMLTHTGSRPHKCTHCRRTFSQKNNLINHINRAHSEVPMGQQYACHLCPKRFSHTSGLSRHLVTHTGLTFQCTECKRKFADRSSVKRHIVNVHGVRKNVAIESVKKATDVEYYSVECVDGVETTEENGAAFLV, from the exons ATGGGGGAAGCCACTTATCCAGATCTGGAGAAAATGTGTAGATTGTGTCTACGCATTTTTGATCAGTCAGAACTTGTCGATATTTTTCCACAAAGTGGAGCCTCCGCAGACAGTACTTCGGTGCAGCTGTCCATACCAATGCGTATCATGGCATGCGCCGCTTTGGAAGTACAAACTGGCGATGGACTGCCGAAATCAATATGCACCGAATGTCGTTACCAGTTAGAAAAGTCATACTATTTTCGCAAACGTAATCAACAATCTGATAGCAAATTGCGCAAACATATTCGTCTGTTAAACCTTGGTAAAAAGAGCCGTGTTTTTGAGAAATCGGAGGATGACGATTTCGAAGATGAACTAGAATACGAGGattctattaaatttatacaGAAAACTGAAGAAGAAAAGAAGGCGTCAGAAATAACATTATGGGAACAAAAGTCTCAGAAAGAGCTTGATGAAAAGATTGCTGAAGCCAAAAGAGAAtggatagaaaaatataaaattgatgtGCGCGATGAGGTAGCAATGGAGTTACGTAGTGCTGTCGTAGCTGAAGTGAAAGAGGAGTTGAGATGTGAAATGGAGCAGGATTTACGAACGGCTCTACGCGATGAATGCTTGGAGCAGGCAAAGGAAGAGCTGCGTTTAGATGTAATGGAAGAATGTCGTGAACAAGAAAGACTAGCACTGCTCGACGATTTGCAagcttttttaaatacaaaaagagATCCAACCATGACGACTAAGGGGAACACAATAATAGTTTCAAAAGCAATTGAGCAGAACATAGAACAAAAAGTGGTACAACAAAAGGAAAGAAATGAAAAGGTACCAATGGCGGAAAAGAGAAGGGCATCAGCGTCACCCGCTAAAGGCGAAATCGTTAATAATAATGACATATGTGCAGAAACAGAAGCCGATGGCGATGTCGAGGGTGAAGCTGAAGAAGAGCCGGAATTCTATTTAATAGAGTCAATCAATAGTCATGAAGGTGAAGGTTCTTTAGTATCAGAAAAGGCACCTAGTAGAAAACGTCCAAAAATAGACAAAAGTCAACggtttgaatattttgaagataGATTAGGAAGCGGAAATTTTCGTTTAACAGCCTCGGAAAGCAGTAGTCATGAGCCTGGCACGGAATCCTATCACA TTGCAGATACTGGTGATGttcaatattacaaaaaagaCGCCAAAAACGAAGACGAAGATGGTGAATGCGAGGAAATGGATGGAGAAGATGAAGGTGATAACGAAGAAGgagttattgtttttaattttgctgatGACATTGAAGGCGAACAAGTCGAGGCAATGGATTTCGCCGATCTTAAGAAGTTATACGTAATG AAGTCTTCAAAGCCGGAGCAAATGGTTAGCGAAGAGAATGAAGAATCTAAACCAAACACCATGCCGACTTTTACAAAACAAATCGTGGCAAACAGTACAAATTCCGTCGATTTGGGTAACACGGTAGATTTCCCTGTACATCTACGAAAAACCGATACACCGAAGACATTCAAGTGCGAATCATGTCCCATGGTTTTCTCCACAAGCAATGCCATGAATCGTCACCTGCGCACACATCAAAAAGGCGAACAACGTGGCATATCCTACCAGTGCTCCGTGTGTCTTGTATATTTATCCTGCAAAAGCGCACTCAACCGTCATATGATCATACACACTGGCGAAAAGCCATATGTGTGTGACGAATGTGGCAAATCATTTGTGCAACGCGAAGTACTCAAGCGACATATGTTAACGCATACGGGCTCCAGACCGCATAAGTGCACACATTGCCGACGTACATTTTCACAAaagaacaatttaattaatcacATAAACCGAGCGCACTCAGAAGTGCCAATGGGACAACAATACGCATGCCATCTATGCCCCAAGCGTTTCAGTCACACGTCGGGTCTTAGCCGTCATCTGGTCACACATACGGGCTTGACATTTCAATGCACCGAATGCAAGCGGAAATTCGCCGATCGTTCATCGGTGAAACGGCATATAGTGAATGTGCATGGCGTGCGAAAGAACGTTGCAATCGAAAGCGTAAAAAAAGCGACGGATGTTGAATATTACTCCGTTGAATGTGTCGACGGCGTCGAAACGACTGAGGAGAACGGCGCAGCATTTTTGGTATGA
- the LOC105213542 gene encoding lysyl oxidase homolog 2A codes for MKQFHPCSQFITTIVIVLLLRHNDDPQALSSKYQNLKVRITSNNPIRNPREGRVEVSLDGGAKWGTLCSSMWSFREGNVVCRQLGLGYAAMVNQTTSFGDSKKYPWAMMGTLCRGNEQRLSDCRREPTYPRNCTAGNLNVAVVRCVPQSADLTLGLRDIETSARLDLAPMTRLECAMEENCVSAEAYVIRRTKPNAIRNLLRFTTKAENVGDADFSPYANYKDWEWHQCHQHYHSMNVFATFDVYDLRYKKVAEGHKASFCLMDTSCVPGVRPKYTCGNETQGISIGCSDLYTADLDCQWVDVTGLPINQYYILRVAINPEYKIGERTFENNGAECIIHYTGKPATTRITNCRRTPLWFNV; via the exons ATGAAACAGTTTCATCCGTGTTCCCAGTTTATAACGACAATCGTCATTGTATTACTGCTGCGCCACAATGACGATCCACAAG CACTGTCGAGTAAGTACCAAAATTTGAAGGTCCGAATAACATCAAATAATCCGATAAGAAACCCGCGTGAGGGACGTGTTGAGGTGAGTTTGGATGGCGGTGCCAAATGGGGTACACTCTGCAGCTCAATGTGGAGCTTTCGTGAGGGCAATGTTGTTTGTCGACAACTTGGTCTTGGCTATGCGGCCATGGTTAATCAAACAACCAGTTTTGGTGATAGCAAGAAGTATCCTTGGGCCATGATGGGCACTCTGTGTCGTGGTAATGAGCAACGTTTGTCGGACTGTAGGCGTGAGCCCACATACCCGCGCAATTGTACAGCCGGCAATCTTAATGTAGCAGTTGTACGTTGTGTGCCGCAGAGTGCTGACTTGACTTTGGGTTTGCGTGACATTGAGACCTCAGCGCGTCTCGACTTGGCGCCGATGACACGCCTTGAATGTGCGATGGAGGAGAATTGTGTCTCGGCCGAAGCTTATGTCATACGACGCACAAAACCGAATGCGATACGTAATCTTTTGCGTTTCACAACCAAAGCGGAAAATGTGGGCGATGCGGATTTCAGCCCCTATGCGAATTACAAAGACTGGGAGTGGCATCAGTGCCATCAACACTATCACAGCATGAATGTATTTGCGACTTTCGATGTCTACGATTTGCGTTACAAGAAAGTGGCGGAGGGACACAAGGCCTCATTCTGTCTGATGGACACAAGTTGTGTACCGGGTGTTAGACCAAAATACACCTGTGGCAATGAGACGCaag GCATTTCCATTGGCTGCTCTGATTTGTACACCGCCGACTTGGACTGTCAATGGGTCGATGTTACTGGCTTACCGATAAATCAATATTATATTCTTCGCGTTGCCATCAATCCTGAATATAAAATTGGCGAACGTACATTTGAGAACAATGGTGCTGAGTGCATTATACATTATACGGGCAAGCCGGCGACAACAAGAATCACGAATTGCCGACGTACGCCCTTGTGGTTTaacgtttaa
- the LOC105213541 gene encoding G protein-coupled receptor kinase 2 isoform X2 has translation MELENIVANTVYLKAREGGSDSNKGKSKKWRKILQFPHISQCIHLKDKLDISYGYVIDQQPIGRTLFRQFCESKRPIYFRYISFLDEVQRYDVEYDENRIAIAVDIGRRFLAIDTPTALNNGICDIGAVIRTANENAVDDDDATNNTSSTIENNTAAAETENHNNTTAINSSSNNHKKNYEHHNGDEHSNGNEQQKHVLGDGSATHDAGGSGGGDSGVDAGDTVGGGSGEGSGGGGGGDDTGGGDLTKESSNCHYSPGEGKLNPATGDELVLDVLNDDLIARVRDKITSGNKELFEPCVTAVKAFLAGEPFQEFETSMYFHRYLQWKWLEAQPITYKTFRMYRVLGKGGFGEVCACQVRATGKMYACKKLEKKRIKKRKGESMVLIEKQILQKINSRFVVNLAYAYETKDALCLVLTIMNGGDLKFHIYNMGGDPGFEMVRARFYAAEVVCGLEHLHQQGIVYRDCKPENILLDDHGHVRISDLGLAVEIPEGDLVRGRVGTVGYMAPEVIDNEKYSFSPDWFSFGCLLYEMIEGQAPFRMRKEKVKREEVDRRVKEDNEKYSSKFSDEAKSLCQQLLAKSIKVRLGCRNGRYGAREVKLHPFFNCINWKRLEAGMVKPPFVPDPHAVYAKDVLDIEQFSTVKGVNIDDSDTNFYSKFNTGSVSISWQTEMMETECFRELNVFGVDDSPTPDLLINAVPEPEKAGCFPFRRKKKQPLRTQPIPIPEHLLTTSHSVSSTTVES, from the exons GTGGTTCCGACAGCAACAAAGGCAAGAGCAAGAAATGGCGCAAAATACTACAATTCCCACACATATCGCAGTGTATACACCTCAAAGACAAATTAG ATATAAGTTATGGTTACGTGATAGACCAACAGCCCATCGGCCGTACATTATTTAGGCAATTTTGTGAAAGCAAACGGCCGATCTACTTTCGATACATTTCGTTCCTGGATGAAGTGCAGCG ATACGACGTGGAGTACGATGAGAATCGTATCGCCATTGCCGTCGATATTGGACGACGCTTTTTGGCCATTGACACGCCAACCGCACTGAATAACGGCATTTGCGATATTGGCGCTGTCATACGAACGGCGAATGAGAATGCCGTTGATGACGACGATGCCACGAACAACACGAGTTCCACCATTGAAAATAACACTGCTGCAGCAGAGACTGAAAATCACAATAATACCACCGCCATtaatagcagcagcaacaatcacAAAAAGAACTACGAGCATCACAATGGCGATGAGCACAGCAATGGCAATGAGCAACAGAAGCATGTATTAGGCGATGGTAGTGCGACACATGATGCCGGTGGCTCTGGTGGTGGCGACAGTGGTGTGGACGCAGGCGATACAGTTGGTGGCGGCAGCGGTGAAGGCAGCGGCGGTGGGGGAGGCGGGGATGATACCGGCGGCGGTGACCTCACCAAAGAGAGCAGCAATTGCCACTATAGTCCGGGTGAGGGCAAATTGAATCCCGCCACCGGCGATGAACTGGTGCTGGACGTGCTCAACGATGATCTGATTGCGCGAGTGCGTGACAAGATCACCAGCGGCAATAAAGAACTTTTCGAGCCGTGCGTAACTGCTGTGAAGGCATTCCTGGCCGGTGAACCGTTTCAAGAGTTCGAGACTTCAATGTATTTCCATCg TTATTTGCAATGGAAATGGCTCGAGGCGCAACCCATCACCTACAAAACGTTTCGCATGTATCGCGTACTGGGCAAAGGTGGCTTCGGCGAAGTCTGTGCATGTCAG gtaCGTGCAACTGGTAAAATGTACGCTTGCAAAAAGCTCGAGAAGAAACGCATCAAAAAACGCAAGGGCGAATCTATGGTGCTCATAGAGAAACAGATTTTGCAGAAAATCAATTCCCGCTTCGTTGTTAATTTGGCATACGCGTACGAAACGAAGGATGCCCTCTGTCTTGTGCTAACGATAATGAATG GCGGCGACTTGAAATTCCATATCTATAATATGGGTGGTGATCCGGGCTTCGAAATGGTGCGCGCACGTTTCTACGCTGCCGAGGTAGTCTGCGGACTGGAACATCTACACCAACAGGGTATTGTTTATCGAGATTGTAAGCCGGAGAATATATTGCTGGACGATCACGGGCATGTGCGAATATCAGATTTAGGTTTAGCCGTTGAAATACCGGAAGGCGATTTGGTGCGCGGACGTGTCGGTACAGTGG GTTACATGGCTCCAGAGGTGATCGACAATGAAAAATACTCATTCTCACCGGATTGGTTCAGTTTTGGTTGTTTATTATATGAAATGATCGAAGGTCAGGCGCCATTCCGCATGCGCAAGGAGAAGGTGAAACGCGAAGAGGTCGATCGGCGTGTGAAG gaGGACAATGAAAAGTATTCTAGCAAATTTAGTGATGAGGCTAAATCATTATGCCAACAGCTGCTCGCTAAATCCATAAAAGTACGACTTGGCTGTAGAAATGGGCGCTACGGTGCGCGCGAAGTGAAATTACATCCATTCTTCAATTGCATCAACTGGAAACGACTGGAGGCGGGCATGGTGAAGCCGCCATTTGTACCAGAT CCACATGCCGTTTATGCCAAGGATGTGCTAGACATTGAACAATTCTCCACGGTGAAAGGTGTCAATATCGACGACTCCGACACGAACTTCTATAGCAAATTTAATACCGGCTCCGTGTCGATTTCATGGCAAACTGAAATGATGGAAACAGAATGCTTCCGCGAACTGAATGTATTCGGTGTCGACGACAGTCCAACGCCCGATTTGTTGATCAACGCAGTGCCGGAGCCCGAAAAGGCTGGCTGTTTTCCATTCAGAAGAAAG AAGAAGCAACCGTTGCGCACACAGCCGATACCCATTCCCGAACACTTACTAACCACTAGTCACAGCGTTTCCTCGACGACCGTTGAAAGCTGA
- the LOC105213545 gene encoding methylthioribose-1-phosphate isomerase — protein MSLQSIKYAPGKLDILDQLLLPVQSKYVAVKGVEDGWKAINKMQVRGAPAIAIVGCLSLAVEILPEEFDSKKSLRQEIEGKLNYLVSARPTAVNMKIAADELIALANELTKDEAIDVQEMKQRFLAATEAMLQKDIADNKAIGTNGAAAILDISGKDSSVRVLTHCNTGSLATAGYGTALGVVRKLHDLKKLEHVYCTETRPYNQGARLTAYELVHDKLPATLVLDSMVAALMRAKNIAAVVVGADRVAANGDTANKIGTYQIAVVAKHHGVPFFVAAPLTSIDLQIPSGDHIIIEERPDREMTHVGEHRIAAPGINCWNPAFDVTPASLISGIITERGVFSPQHLKHEISAVLGV, from the exons ATGAGTTTGCAATCTATTAAATATGCTCCGGGAAAATTGGACATTTTGGATCAGCTGTTGCTGCCCGTACAGTCGAAATATGTCGCCGTGAAAGGTGTCGAGGATGGTTGGAAAGCCATTAATAAAATGCAG GTCCGTGGCGCACCAGCCATCGCCATTGTGGGTTGTCTGTCCTTGGCTGTGGAAATATTGCCCGAAGAGTTTGATTCGAAGAAATCGCTACGCCAAGAGATCGAGGGCAAACTGAATTACCTGGTGTCGGCGCGTCCCACAGCCGTGAATATGAAAATTGCCGCCGATGAGCTAATCGCCTTAGCCAATGAGTTGACGAAAGACGAAGCGATTGATGTGCAGGAAATGAAGCAGCG ATTTTTGGCTGCCACCGAAGCGATGCTGCAGAAAGACATAGCCGACAATAAAGCGATCGGCACAAATGGCGCCGCTGCCATATTGGATATTAGCGGCAAAGATTCCTCTGTACGTGTGCTGACACATTGCAATACCGGCTCCTTGGCTACTGCGGGCTATGGTACCGCATTGGGTGTGGTGCGGAAGTTGCATGATCTGAAAAAATTGG AGCACGTCTATTGCACGGAGACACGTCCATATAATCAAGGCGCGCGCCTAACCGCCTACGAGCTGGTGCACGATAAACTTCCGGCCACACTGGTCTTGGACAGCATGGTGGCGGCGTTGATGCGAGCCAAAAATATTGCTGCCGTCGTCGTTGGCGCTGATCGG GTGGCTGCCAACGGGGATACGGCCAACAAAATCGGTACTTATCAGATTGCCGTTGTGGCGAAGCATCACGGTGTGCCTTTCTTTGTCGCCGCGCCGCTGACATCGATTGATTTGCAAATACCGAGCGGCGATCACATTATCATTGAGGAGCGACCCGATCGCGAGATGACACATGTGGGCGAGCACAGAATAGCAGCGCCAG GCATCAATTGTTGGAATCCAGCCTTCGATGTCACGCCAGCTTCGCTCATATCGGGCATTATAACGGAACGTGGTGTCTTCAGTCCACAGCACCTGAAGCATGAGATTAGCGCCGTATTGGGCGtgtga
- the LOC105213541 gene encoding G protein-coupled receptor kinase 2 isoform X1, whose protein sequence is MELENIVANTVYLKAREGGSDSNKGKSKKWRKILQFPHISQCIHLKDKLDISYGYVIDQQPIGRTLFRQFCESKRPIYFRYISFLDEVQRISFLLSSNAKFRYDVEYDENRIAIAVDIGRRFLAIDTPTALNNGICDIGAVIRTANENAVDDDDATNNTSSTIENNTAAAETENHNNTTAINSSSNNHKKNYEHHNGDEHSNGNEQQKHVLGDGSATHDAGGSGGGDSGVDAGDTVGGGSGEGSGGGGGGDDTGGGDLTKESSNCHYSPGEGKLNPATGDELVLDVLNDDLIARVRDKITSGNKELFEPCVTAVKAFLAGEPFQEFETSMYFHRYLQWKWLEAQPITYKTFRMYRVLGKGGFGEVCACQVRATGKMYACKKLEKKRIKKRKGESMVLIEKQILQKINSRFVVNLAYAYETKDALCLVLTIMNGGDLKFHIYNMGGDPGFEMVRARFYAAEVVCGLEHLHQQGIVYRDCKPENILLDDHGHVRISDLGLAVEIPEGDLVRGRVGTVGYMAPEVIDNEKYSFSPDWFSFGCLLYEMIEGQAPFRMRKEKVKREEVDRRVKEDNEKYSSKFSDEAKSLCQQLLAKSIKVRLGCRNGRYGAREVKLHPFFNCINWKRLEAGMVKPPFVPDPHAVYAKDVLDIEQFSTVKGVNIDDSDTNFYSKFNTGSVSISWQTEMMETECFRELNVFGVDDSPTPDLLINAVPEPEKAGCFPFRRKKKQPLRTQPIPIPEHLLTTSHSVSSTTVES, encoded by the exons GTGGTTCCGACAGCAACAAAGGCAAGAGCAAGAAATGGCGCAAAATACTACAATTCCCACACATATCGCAGTGTATACACCTCAAAGACAAATTAG ATATAAGTTATGGTTACGTGATAGACCAACAGCCCATCGGCCGTACATTATTTAGGCAATTTTGTGAAAGCAAACGGCCGATCTACTTTCGATACATTTCGTTCCTGGATGAAGTGCAGCG AATCTCGTTTTTGCTATCCTCCAATGCGAAATTTAGATACGACGTGGAGTACGATGAGAATCGTATCGCCATTGCCGTCGATATTGGACGACGCTTTTTGGCCATTGACACGCCAACCGCACTGAATAACGGCATTTGCGATATTGGCGCTGTCATACGAACGGCGAATGAGAATGCCGTTGATGACGACGATGCCACGAACAACACGAGTTCCACCATTGAAAATAACACTGCTGCAGCAGAGACTGAAAATCACAATAATACCACCGCCATtaatagcagcagcaacaatcacAAAAAGAACTACGAGCATCACAATGGCGATGAGCACAGCAATGGCAATGAGCAACAGAAGCATGTATTAGGCGATGGTAGTGCGACACATGATGCCGGTGGCTCTGGTGGTGGCGACAGTGGTGTGGACGCAGGCGATACAGTTGGTGGCGGCAGCGGTGAAGGCAGCGGCGGTGGGGGAGGCGGGGATGATACCGGCGGCGGTGACCTCACCAAAGAGAGCAGCAATTGCCACTATAGTCCGGGTGAGGGCAAATTGAATCCCGCCACCGGCGATGAACTGGTGCTGGACGTGCTCAACGATGATCTGATTGCGCGAGTGCGTGACAAGATCACCAGCGGCAATAAAGAACTTTTCGAGCCGTGCGTAACTGCTGTGAAGGCATTCCTGGCCGGTGAACCGTTTCAAGAGTTCGAGACTTCAATGTATTTCCATCg TTATTTGCAATGGAAATGGCTCGAGGCGCAACCCATCACCTACAAAACGTTTCGCATGTATCGCGTACTGGGCAAAGGTGGCTTCGGCGAAGTCTGTGCATGTCAG gtaCGTGCAACTGGTAAAATGTACGCTTGCAAAAAGCTCGAGAAGAAACGCATCAAAAAACGCAAGGGCGAATCTATGGTGCTCATAGAGAAACAGATTTTGCAGAAAATCAATTCCCGCTTCGTTGTTAATTTGGCATACGCGTACGAAACGAAGGATGCCCTCTGTCTTGTGCTAACGATAATGAATG GCGGCGACTTGAAATTCCATATCTATAATATGGGTGGTGATCCGGGCTTCGAAATGGTGCGCGCACGTTTCTACGCTGCCGAGGTAGTCTGCGGACTGGAACATCTACACCAACAGGGTATTGTTTATCGAGATTGTAAGCCGGAGAATATATTGCTGGACGATCACGGGCATGTGCGAATATCAGATTTAGGTTTAGCCGTTGAAATACCGGAAGGCGATTTGGTGCGCGGACGTGTCGGTACAGTGG GTTACATGGCTCCAGAGGTGATCGACAATGAAAAATACTCATTCTCACCGGATTGGTTCAGTTTTGGTTGTTTATTATATGAAATGATCGAAGGTCAGGCGCCATTCCGCATGCGCAAGGAGAAGGTGAAACGCGAAGAGGTCGATCGGCGTGTGAAG gaGGACAATGAAAAGTATTCTAGCAAATTTAGTGATGAGGCTAAATCATTATGCCAACAGCTGCTCGCTAAATCCATAAAAGTACGACTTGGCTGTAGAAATGGGCGCTACGGTGCGCGCGAAGTGAAATTACATCCATTCTTCAATTGCATCAACTGGAAACGACTGGAGGCGGGCATGGTGAAGCCGCCATTTGTACCAGAT CCACATGCCGTTTATGCCAAGGATGTGCTAGACATTGAACAATTCTCCACGGTGAAAGGTGTCAATATCGACGACTCCGACACGAACTTCTATAGCAAATTTAATACCGGCTCCGTGTCGATTTCATGGCAAACTGAAATGATGGAAACAGAATGCTTCCGCGAACTGAATGTATTCGGTGTCGACGACAGTCCAACGCCCGATTTGTTGATCAACGCAGTGCCGGAGCCCGAAAAGGCTGGCTGTTTTCCATTCAGAAGAAAG AAGAAGCAACCGTTGCGCACACAGCCGATACCCATTCCCGAACACTTACTAACCACTAGTCACAGCGTTTCCTCGACGACCGTTGAAAGCTGA